In the Sinorhizobium arboris LMG 14919 genome, one interval contains:
- a CDS encoding amino acid ABC transporter permease encodes MASVQASETSGKGDYPWWLVALVVIAAALAAVIAANDIFTQVFTVVLRGLGVTVFVTLVGFLLATVLGLGVALMALSEHVALRQIARFYTEVIRGVPILVLLFYIAFVGAPALVTVANFMTMPLISAGWMEPFVVRDVSLMWRAIMALMIGYSAFIAEVFRAGIQSVDKGQVEAANALGLSRYQRFRLVVFPQAIRVILPPLGNDFVAMVKDSSLVSVLGVADITQMGKVYASGSFRFFETYSIVAYVYLVLTIGLSLALRAVERRLRRSQVR; translated from the coding sequence ATGGCGTCCGTCCAAGCATCCGAAACGTCCGGGAAGGGCGACTATCCCTGGTGGCTGGTCGCCCTTGTCGTGATCGCTGCGGCGCTGGCCGCGGTCATCGCAGCCAATGACATCTTCACGCAGGTGTTCACGGTCGTCCTGAGGGGACTGGGCGTCACCGTTTTCGTCACGCTCGTCGGTTTCTTGCTCGCAACGGTGCTCGGCCTCGGCGTGGCCCTGATGGCGCTTTCCGAGCATGTGGCGCTGCGCCAGATCGCGCGCTTCTACACGGAAGTCATCCGTGGGGTGCCGATCCTCGTGCTGCTGTTCTATATCGCCTTCGTCGGCGCGCCCGCGCTGGTCACGGTTGCGAATTTCATGACGATGCCCCTGATCTCGGCCGGCTGGATGGAGCCGTTCGTCGTCAGAGACGTGTCGCTGATGTGGCGGGCGATCATGGCGCTGATGATCGGCTACTCGGCCTTCATCGCGGAGGTCTTCCGCGCCGGCATCCAGTCGGTCGACAAGGGTCAGGTGGAGGCGGCAAACGCGCTCGGGCTTTCCCGCTACCAGCGCTTTCGCCTGGTTGTCTTCCCGCAGGCAATCCGCGTCATCCTGCCGCCGCTCGGCAACGACTTCGTGGCCATGGTCAAGGATTCCTCGCTCGTTTCGGTGCTCGGCGTCGCCGACATCACGCAGATGGGCAAGGTCTATGCTTCGGGCTCTTTCCGCTTCTTCGAAACCTACTCGATCGTCGCCTATGTCTACCTCGTGCTGACGATCGGGCTGTCACTCGCGCTTCGGGCAGTCGAGCGGCGGCTGAGGCGGTCGCAAGTCCGGTAG
- a CDS encoding ABC-F family ATP-binding cassette domain-containing protein, with protein sequence MAPPILKLDDIFLTFGGTPLLAGAGLQVEPGDRICLVGRNGSGKSTLMKIAAGLAEPQSGEIFRHPSVTIRYLHQAPDFDGFDTVQAYAEAGLGPGDDPYRVVYLLQHLGLTGEEEPKRLSGGEARRAALARVLAPAPDILLLDEPTNHLDLPTIEWLEDELVRSRSALVLISHDRRFLEKVSTATVWLDRGQSRRLDRGFAHFEAWRDEVLEAEELEQHKLGKAIEREEHWLRYGVTARRKRNMRRLGELQDMRARHRGHKGPTGTVQATVADAKESGKLVIEAEKIAKAYGDRTIVAPFSIRVHRGDCIGLVGPNGAGKTTLLKLLTGQLAPDAGSVRLGTNLEIATLDQKREELNLDETLAHYLTDGRGETLLVNGEQRHVTGYMKEFLFQPEQARTPIRDLSGGERARLMLARILARPTNLLILDEPTNDLDIETLDLLQEIVAGFSGTVILVSHDRDFLDRTVTSTIAPADPEAPDGRWIEYAGGYSDMMAQRRGALEERRRIEKAGKARPSGAPLETSEPQKAKGKLSYKQKFALETLPKEIARSEAEIARREEKMADPDLFSRDPSGFAKLAAELEKLRTDLARMEEEWLELEMLREELEG encoded by the coding sequence TTGGCGCCTCCCATTCTGAAGCTTGACGACATTTTCCTGACCTTCGGCGGCACGCCGCTGCTTGCGGGTGCGGGCTTGCAGGTCGAGCCCGGCGACCGCATCTGTCTCGTCGGCCGCAACGGCTCGGGAAAGTCGACGCTGATGAAGATCGCCGCCGGGCTTGCCGAGCCGCAGTCGGGCGAGATTTTCAGGCATCCGTCGGTGACGATCCGCTACCTGCACCAGGCTCCCGATTTCGACGGTTTCGATACGGTCCAGGCCTATGCGGAAGCTGGCCTCGGTCCCGGGGACGATCCCTATCGGGTCGTCTACCTGCTGCAGCATCTGGGGCTGACCGGCGAGGAGGAGCCGAAGCGCCTTTCCGGCGGCGAGGCGCGGCGTGCCGCCCTTGCTCGCGTGCTGGCGCCGGCGCCCGACATCCTGCTTCTCGACGAGCCGACGAACCATCTCGATCTGCCGACGATCGAGTGGCTGGAAGACGAGCTCGTCCGCAGCCGTTCGGCGCTGGTGCTCATCTCGCACGACCGGCGTTTCCTCGAGAAGGTGTCGACGGCGACCGTCTGGCTCGACCGGGGCCAGTCGCGCCGCCTCGATCGCGGCTTCGCGCATTTCGAGGCCTGGCGCGACGAGGTGCTGGAAGCGGAAGAACTAGAACAGCACAAGCTCGGCAAGGCAATCGAGCGCGAGGAGCACTGGCTGCGCTACGGCGTGACCGCCAGACGCAAGCGCAATATGCGACGGCTCGGCGAACTGCAGGACATGCGTGCCCGGCACCGCGGGCACAAGGGGCCGACGGGCACGGTCCAGGCGACCGTTGCCGACGCGAAGGAATCGGGGAAGCTCGTCATCGAGGCGGAAAAGATCGCGAAGGCCTATGGCGACCGCACGATCGTCGCGCCGTTCTCGATCCGCGTCCACCGCGGCGACTGCATCGGCCTCGTCGGCCCGAACGGCGCCGGCAAGACGACGCTTCTGAAGCTCCTGACCGGCCAGCTTGCGCCCGATGCCGGCAGCGTCAGGCTAGGCACCAATCTGGAGATCGCCACGCTCGACCAGAAACGCGAGGAGCTGAACCTGGACGAGACGCTCGCGCATTATCTGACCGACGGACGCGGCGAGACCCTCCTCGTGAACGGCGAGCAGCGGCATGTGACCGGCTATATGAAGGAGTTCCTCTTCCAGCCGGAGCAGGCGCGCACGCCCATCCGCGACCTGTCCGGCGGCGAACGCGCGCGCCTCATGCTCGCCCGTATCCTGGCGCGGCCCACCAATCTCCTCATCCTCGACGAGCCGACCAACGACCTCGATATCGAGACGCTCGACCTGCTGCAGGAGATCGTCGCCGGATTTTCCGGAACGGTGATCCTGGTCAGCCACGACCGCGACTTCCTCGACCGTACGGTGACGTCCACCATCGCGCCGGCCGATCCGGAGGCGCCCGATGGCCGCTGGATCGAGTATGCCGGCGGCTACTCCGACATGATGGCGCAGCGCCGGGGCGCGCTTGAGGAAAGGCGCAGGATCGAAAAGGCCGGAAAGGCGCGGCCGAGCGGTGCTCCGTTGGAGACGAGCGAACCTCAGAAGGCGAAGGGCAAGCTCTCCTACAAGCAGAAATTCGCGCTCGAGACCCTGCCGAAGGAGATTGCCAGGTCGGAGGCGGAGATCGCCAGGCGCGAAGAGAAGATGGCCGATCCCGATCTGTTTTCCCGCGACCCGAGCGGCTTCGCCAAGCTGGCAGCCGAGCTCGAAAAGCTCAGGACGGACCTGGCGCGAATGGAGGAGGAATGGCTCGAACTCGAAATGCTGCGCGAAGAGCTCGAGGGCTGA
- a CDS encoding thiamine diphosphokinase, translating to MTRSPFTILLGGALTPTDRLARQLEGSRFVAADGGMRHARTLGIVPELWVGDFDSTDEALLAEFAGVPRERHPAAKNATDGEIAVEAALERGATSLVFAGGLGGARSDHAFLHLLGTVALAESGVAVMMTSGEEEAYPLLPGSREIELPKGSLFSILGLAELNDLSIENVRYPLKDFHLPFGSSRTISNIADGTVRFTLKSGRAVILARPYDLSGA from the coding sequence ATGACCCGTTCACCCTTTACCATTCTCCTCGGCGGTGCGCTGACGCCGACAGACCGGCTTGCTCGACAGCTCGAAGGCAGCCGGTTCGTCGCGGCCGATGGCGGCATGCGCCATGCAAGAACGCTCGGGATCGTTCCCGAGCTCTGGGTCGGCGATTTCGATTCCACGGACGAGGCGCTTCTGGCTGAGTTCGCCGGCGTCCCGCGGGAACGTCATCCGGCCGCCAAGAATGCGACGGACGGGGAGATCGCCGTCGAAGCGGCCCTTGAGCGTGGCGCGACCTCGCTCGTCTTCGCGGGCGGGCTTGGCGGCGCGCGCAGCGATCATGCCTTCCTCCACCTTCTCGGCACCGTCGCGCTCGCGGAGAGCGGTGTTGCGGTGATGATGACCTCCGGCGAGGAGGAGGCTTATCCGCTACTGCCCGGTTCGCGGGAGATCGAGCTGCCGAAAGGCAGCCTCTTCTCGATCCTCGGCCTTGCGGAGCTGAACGACCTGTCGATCGAGAACGTGCGGTATCCGCTGAAGGACTTCCATTTGCCCTTCGGCTCGTCGCGCACCATTTCGAACATTGCGGATGGTACGGTCCGCTTCACCCTGAAATCCGGCCGGGCCGTCATCCTCGCCCGACCCTATGATCTATCCGGAGCCTGA
- a CDS encoding GNAT family N-acetyltransferase: MPDMLVRLYALPEGRPSRLDSDIRIRRALAAERRVVISWIEERFGAGWAGEAEAAFSSTPTRIHIAHRRDRIVGFACHDVTALGFFGPTGVDAAMRGKGVGEALLVESLSAMRAAGYAYAIIGGVGPAEFYARAVGAVEIAGSTPGIYDGMLPGDPASGT; the protein is encoded by the coding sequence ATGCCAGACATGCTCGTCCGCCTTTATGCCCTTCCCGAGGGCCGTCCGTCCCGCCTTGATTCCGACATCCGTATCCGCCGGGCGCTTGCGGCAGAACGGCGGGTCGTCATTTCCTGGATCGAGGAGCGCTTCGGAGCAGGGTGGGCCGGCGAAGCCGAAGCCGCCTTCTCCTCGACTCCGACGCGGATCCATATCGCCCACCGTCGCGATCGAATCGTCGGTTTCGCCTGCCACGACGTCACCGCGCTCGGTTTCTTCGGCCCGACCGGAGTGGACGCGGCGATGCGCGGCAAAGGCGTCGGCGAGGCGCTGCTCGTCGAAAGCCTCTCTGCCATGCGTGCCGCCGGCTATGCCTATGCGATCATCGGCGGGGTGGGACCAGCCGAATTCTACGCCCGCGCCGTCGGTGCGGTGGAGATCGCCGGCTCGACGCCCGGCATCTATGACGGCATGCTCCCGGGTGATCCGGCGTCCGGAACCTGA
- the thiB gene encoding thiamine ABC transporter substrate binding subunit: MSSSLHRKILSRLAIAAASIAAFSASAAAAEKTLTVYTYESFITEWGPGAKVAEAFEKTCDCKIDYVGVADGVELLTRLKLEGQGSKADIVLGLDTNLVAEAKSTGFFAPHGIDTASVKVPGDFSDDTFVPYDYGHFAVVYDTETLKDPPKSLKELVEGDPSKKIVIEDPRTSTPGLGLLLWVKSVYGDKAGEAWAELKERVLTVTPGWSEAYGLFTKGEAPMVLSYTTSPAYHMVAEDTERYQAAPFAEGHYIQIEVAALTKNARDPELARKFLAFMIGPEFQSIIPTTNWMMPVTATKEPLPEAFGKLVEPQTTFLIPSEEVAANRKAWIDEWLAAMSRN; this comes from the coding sequence ATGTCCAGTTCACTTCATCGAAAAATTCTTAGCCGGCTTGCGATCGCCGCAGCCTCGATCGCGGCATTTTCCGCAAGCGCCGCTGCCGCGGAAAAGACGCTGACGGTCTACACCTATGAGAGCTTCATCACCGAATGGGGACCGGGCGCCAAGGTCGCGGAAGCCTTCGAGAAAACCTGCGACTGCAAGATCGACTATGTCGGCGTTGCCGACGGGGTCGAACTCCTGACGCGGCTGAAGCTCGAAGGTCAGGGGTCCAAAGCCGACATCGTGCTCGGCCTCGATACCAATCTAGTGGCGGAGGCCAAGTCGACCGGTTTTTTTGCGCCGCACGGCATCGATACCGCTTCCGTCAAGGTTCCGGGCGACTTCTCGGACGACACCTTCGTTCCCTATGACTACGGCCATTTCGCCGTGGTCTACGACACCGAGACGCTGAAGGACCCTCCGAAGAGCCTTAAGGAACTCGTTGAGGGCGATCCGTCGAAGAAGATCGTCATCGAGGACCCGCGGACCTCCACCCCCGGCCTCGGCCTCCTGCTCTGGGTGAAATCCGTCTATGGCGACAAGGCGGGCGAGGCCTGGGCAGAGCTCAAGGAGCGCGTACTCACGGTCACGCCGGGCTGGTCGGAGGCCTATGGCCTCTTCACGAAGGGCGAGGCGCCAATGGTTCTCTCCTACACCACCTCACCCGCCTACCACATGGTCGCGGAAGACACCGAGCGGTACCAGGCGGCCCCCTTCGCGGAAGGCCACTATATCCAGATCGAAGTCGCGGCGCTGACGAAGAATGCCAGAGACCCGGAGCTCGCCCGGAAGTTCCTGGCCTTCATGATCGGCCCGGAATTCCAGTCGATCATTCCCACGACCAACTGGATGATGCCGGTGACGGCGACCAAGGAACCTCTGCCGGAAGCCTTCGGCAAGCTCGTCGAACCGCAAACGACGTTCCTCATTCCCTCCGAGGAAGTCGCCGCCAACCGCAAGGCCTGGATCGACGAATGGCTGGCGGCGATGAGCAGGAACTGA
- the thiP gene encoding thiamine/thiamine pyrophosphate ABC transporter permease ThiP, whose product MTVVAGAFALGGILLFVGLAAAALLAQSAGSTGAGPLFDAYIWRITRFTLLQASLSTFLSVLLAIPLARALARRTSFPGRIWVVRFLALPLGLPALVAALGLIEIWGRQGLVNRVLAAAGLEQPVSIYGLSGILIAHVFFNMPLAARLMLAGIERIPAEYWRSCANLGMGSFAIFRFIEWPVIRGLLPGIAGLIFMLCATSFTLVLTLGGGPAASTIEVAIYQALRFDFDPPRAIALSALQVALTGMLLLVLKLIAPAPREGETSGKAIRRFDGATGVSRLADGAWLLLAVSLVGLPFAAIAYAGSKADLIRLLGEPAFRRALAMSATIALVSATMSVVMTALMIRAERLVLSRRRPGAAARLFAGGIGASTSFILLMPPVVLGAGWFLLLRPFGDVARFAPAVVIAINALMALPFVHRVLAPAMATHASRTAQLAASLGIGGFHRLLWIDWPGLRKPLFVGFSFAMALSLGDLGAVALFGSEDMVTLPYLLYSRMGSYRTADAAGLALVLGLICLVLTVLGTAGEERSPEGQST is encoded by the coding sequence ATGACAGTGGTCGCCGGAGCCTTCGCTCTCGGCGGCATCCTGCTTTTCGTCGGCCTTGCCGCCGCGGCCCTGCTCGCCCAGTCGGCCGGCAGCACCGGCGCTGGTCCGCTTTTCGACGCTTACATCTGGCGCATCACACGCTTCACGCTGCTGCAGGCGAGCCTGTCGACGTTTCTATCCGTCCTGTTGGCCATCCCCTTGGCCCGGGCCCTTGCCCGCCGAACTTCGTTCCCTGGCCGGATATGGGTGGTGCGGTTTCTGGCGCTGCCGCTCGGCCTTCCGGCGCTCGTCGCCGCCCTCGGCCTCATCGAAATCTGGGGACGGCAGGGACTCGTGAACCGGGTCCTTGCGGCGGCCGGGCTGGAGCAGCCGGTCAGCATCTATGGCCTCTCCGGCATTCTGATCGCCCATGTCTTCTTCAACATGCCGCTTGCTGCACGCTTGATGCTTGCGGGCATCGAGCGCATTCCAGCCGAATACTGGCGCAGCTGCGCCAATCTCGGCATGGGTTCCTTTGCCATCTTTCGCTTCATCGAGTGGCCGGTGATCCGCGGATTGCTTCCCGGCATCGCCGGGCTCATCTTCATGCTCTGCGCCACCAGCTTCACGCTCGTGCTGACGCTTGGCGGCGGGCCGGCCGCCAGCACGATCGAAGTGGCGATCTACCAGGCGCTGCGCTTTGACTTCGACCCGCCGCGGGCAATCGCCCTTTCGGCGCTTCAGGTCGCCCTCACCGGGATGCTGCTTCTCGTGCTGAAACTGATCGCGCCGGCACCTCGCGAGGGAGAGACGAGCGGCAAAGCCATCCGGCGTTTCGACGGCGCAACAGGCGTGTCGCGGCTCGCCGACGGGGCTTGGCTGCTGCTCGCCGTCAGTCTCGTCGGCCTGCCATTCGCGGCGATCGCCTATGCCGGCTCGAAGGCCGACCTCATCCGTCTCCTGGGCGAGCCGGCGTTCCGCCGGGCGCTTGCCATGAGCGCGACGATCGCACTCGTCTCCGCCACGATGTCGGTCGTCATGACGGCGCTGATGATCCGCGCCGAGCGCCTCGTGCTGTCGCGGCGGCGCCCCGGGGCTGCGGCTCGCCTCTTTGCCGGAGGGATCGGCGCGAGCACGTCCTTCATCCTGCTCATGCCCCCCGTCGTGCTCGGTGCCGGATGGTTCCTTCTCCTGAGGCCTTTCGGCGACGTCGCCCGTTTCGCGCCGGCGGTCGTCATCGCCATCAACGCGCTGATGGCACTCCCCTTTGTCCACCGGGTGCTCGCTCCGGCCATGGCGACGCATGCGTCACGAACCGCGCAACTTGCCGCAAGCCTCGGCATCGGCGGTTTCCATCGCCTGCTGTGGATCGATTGGCCCGGCCTGCGCAAACCGCTTTTCGTCGGCTTCTCCTTTGCCATGGCCCTGTCCCTCGGCGATCTGGGAGCCGTCGCTCTTTTCGGCTCCGAGGACATGGTTACCCTCCCCTATCTGCTCTATAGCAGGATGGGCAGCTATCGCACCGCGGATGCGGCCGGACTCGCGCTGGTCCTCGGCCTTATCTGCCTTGTCCTGACGGTGCTCGGCACGGCGGGAGAGGAAAGATCGCCCGAAGGCCAAAGCACATGA
- the thiQ gene encoding thiamine ABC transporter ATP-binding protein produces the protein MSSIALSLKGVETSFETTTLAFDCAVPAGQIVAVAGASGSGKSTLFNIIAGFEPPERGEVRIIGEDMTGRAPADRPVSIIFQDHNLFAHLDVATNVGFGISPALRLDASDRKRVEDALVRVGLGGFGKRLPPTLSGGERQRVALARAFVRHRPLLLLDEPFAALDPGLRAEMRALISDLHDEEGNTILLITHHPDDVRSLADSVLFLDRGRIVAHDEADRFLERRDLAAINRFLGNQG, from the coding sequence ATGAGTTCCATCGCTCTCTCCCTCAAGGGCGTCGAAACAAGCTTCGAAACGACGACGCTCGCCTTCGACTGCGCGGTGCCCGCAGGACAGATCGTCGCCGTCGCGGGCGCCTCCGGTTCGGGCAAGTCGACCCTCTTCAACATCATTGCCGGCTTCGAGCCACCGGAGCGCGGGGAGGTCCGAATCATCGGCGAGGACATGACCGGCCGCGCACCGGCGGACCGGCCGGTCTCGATCATCTTCCAGGATCATAACCTCTTCGCGCATCTTGACGTCGCCACCAATGTCGGCTTCGGCATCAGCCCGGCGCTGCGGCTCGATGCTTCCGACCGGAAGAGGGTCGAGGATGCACTGGTCCGAGTAGGCCTCGGCGGTTTTGGAAAGCGCCTGCCACCGACGCTTTCGGGCGGCGAACGCCAGAGGGTGGCCCTCGCGCGCGCTTTCGTGAGACACCGCCCTCTGCTCTTGCTCGACGAGCCCTTCGCCGCGCTCGATCCCGGCCTGCGGGCGGAAATGCGCGCGCTCATCAGCGACCTGCACGATGAGGAAGGCAACACCATACTGTTGATCACGCACCATCCCGATGACGTGAGGTCGCTCGCCGACAGCGTTCTTTTTCTCGACCGCGGCCGCATTGTCGCTCACGATGAGGCCGATCGTTTTCTCGAACGCCGCGATCTCGCTGCCATCAATCGGTTCCTCGGCAATCAAGGATGA
- a CDS encoding M48 family metalloprotease translates to MIRQAVMNGWFPRRHGAVRARALVALAATTLLTACQSVIEQTYEPTVSPSSNPQIVEEVQKNDPRAQLGAREHPRIVASYGGEYRDAKTERLVARITGALTAVSENPQQSYRITILNSPAINAFALPGGYLYVTRGLLALANDASEVAAVLSHEMAHVTANHGIQRQQREEAEVIASRVVSEVLSSDLAGKQALARGKLRLAAFSRNQELQADVIGVRMLGEAGYDPYAAARFLDSMAAYSRFSAVDPEADQSLDFLSSHPNAPQRVDLARRHARAFGPEGTSGDRGRDYYLAGIDGILYGDSPQEGYVRGQTFLHGQLGIRFDVPAGFQIDNKAEAVLATGPGEVAVRFDGIADTSRRSLTDYIASGWVTGLKPDTIRPITVNGLEAATARASADRWDFDVTVIRFGERIYRFLTAVPKGSSALEPTANQLRTSFRRMTSGEIQSLKPLRVRVVTVRSGDTIATLAARMMGTDRKLDLFRMINAMQITSTVRPGDKVKIISE, encoded by the coding sequence ATGATAAGGCAGGCAGTCATGAATGGCTGGTTTCCGCGGCGGCATGGAGCCGTGCGCGCACGCGCGCTGGTTGCATTGGCCGCCACGACGCTCCTGACCGCATGCCAATCGGTTATCGAGCAGACCTACGAGCCGACCGTTTCCCCCTCCTCGAATCCGCAAATCGTCGAGGAAGTGCAGAAGAACGACCCGCGCGCCCAACTTGGCGCCCGCGAGCATCCGCGCATCGTGGCGAGCTACGGCGGCGAATACCGCGACGCCAAGACCGAGCGGCTGGTCGCCCGCATCACGGGCGCGCTGACGGCGGTTTCTGAGAACCCGCAGCAATCCTACCGCATCACCATTCTCAACTCGCCGGCAATCAACGCTTTCGCGCTTCCGGGCGGTTATCTCTATGTCACGCGCGGCCTGCTTGCACTTGCCAATGACGCATCGGAAGTGGCCGCCGTGCTCTCGCACGAGATGGCGCATGTGACGGCCAATCACGGCATTCAGCGGCAACAGCGCGAGGAGGCGGAGGTGATCGCCAGCCGCGTGGTGTCCGAGGTGCTCTCCTCCGACCTCGCCGGCAAACAGGCGCTTGCCCGCGGAAAGCTGCGCCTCGCCGCCTTCTCGCGCAATCAGGAACTGCAGGCCGACGTGATCGGCGTCCGCATGCTGGGCGAGGCGGGATACGACCCCTATGCGGCGGCGCGCTTCCTCGATTCCATGGCCGCCTATAGCCGCTTCAGCGCTGTGGATCCGGAGGCGGACCAGAGCCTCGACTTCCTGTCGAGCCATCCCAACGCGCCGCAGCGCGTCGATCTTGCGCGCCGGCATGCGCGCGCCTTCGGCCCCGAGGGGACGAGCGGCGACCGCGGGCGCGATTATTATCTCGCCGGCATCGACGGCATCCTCTACGGCGACAGCCCGCAGGAAGGCTATGTCCGGGGACAGACCTTCCTGCATGGCCAGCTCGGCATTCGATTCGACGTGCCCGCGGGTTTCCAGATCGACAACAAGGCCGAGGCCGTGCTCGCCACCGGACCGGGCGAAGTCGCCGTCCGTTTCGACGGCATTGCCGACACGAGCCGGCGCAGCCTGACTGACTACATCGCCAGCGGCTGGGTGACGGGCCTCAAGCCCGATACGATCCGCCCGATCACCGTCAACGGCCTGGAGGCGGCAACGGCGCGCGCCTCGGCGGACCGGTGGGATTTCGACGTCACGGTGATCAGGTTCGGCGAGCGGATCTACCGCTTTCTGACGGCCGTCCCGAAGGGCTCGAGCGCACTGGAGCCGACGGCGAACCAGTTGCGCACCTCCTTCCGCCGCATGACGTCCGGCGAGATCCAGTCGCTCAAACCGCTGCGCGTCCGCGTCGTCACGGTCAGGTCCGGCGATACGATCGCGACGCTCGCAGCCCGCATGATGGGCACCGACCGCAAGCTCGATCTTTTTCGCATGATCAATGCGATGCAGATCACTTCCACCGTCCGACCGGGCGACAAGGTGAAGATCATATCGGAGTGA
- a CDS encoding RNA polymerase factor sigma-32, with translation MKTLTADRRMIKIAMEAPYLERDEEHALAQAWRNENDQEARNKIAMSHMRLVIAMAAKFRSFGLPMGDLVQEGHIGLLEAAARFEPSREVRFSTYATWWIRASMQDYVLRNWSIVRGGTSSAQKALFFNLRRLRARLAQGDRQLTSQAMHEEIAAALGVSLADVQTMDARLSGNDASLQAPVGSSDSDGGARLDFLASDAPLPDEQVSDMIDGERARRWLQVALGELSEREMKIIRARRLSEDGATLEELGVALGISKERVRQIETRALEKLRAALTAKAPALTAAMH, from the coding sequence ATGAAGACCCTCACAGCAGACAGGCGTATGATCAAGATTGCCATGGAAGCGCCCTATCTTGAGCGGGACGAAGAGCATGCGCTAGCGCAGGCCTGGCGGAACGAAAACGACCAGGAAGCGCGCAACAAGATCGCCATGTCGCACATGCGCCTGGTGATCGCGATGGCGGCGAAGTTCCGCAGCTTCGGGCTGCCCATGGGCGATCTCGTGCAGGAGGGGCACATCGGGCTCCTGGAGGCCGCGGCTCGCTTCGAGCCGAGCCGGGAAGTGCGCTTCTCGACCTATGCGACCTGGTGGATCCGCGCTTCGATGCAGGACTATGTCCTGCGCAACTGGTCTATCGTGCGCGGCGGCACGAGCTCGGCGCAAAAGGCGCTGTTCTTCAACCTCCGCCGGCTGCGCGCGCGGCTTGCACAGGGCGACCGGCAACTGACCTCGCAGGCGATGCATGAGGAGATCGCCGCCGCGCTCGGCGTCAGCCTCGCTGACGTCCAAACGATGGATGCACGCCTCTCCGGCAACGACGCGTCGCTGCAGGCGCCGGTCGGCAGCAGTGACTCGGATGGCGGAGCGCGGCTCGATTTCCTGGCAAGCGATGCCCCTTTGCCGGACGAACAGGTGAGCGACATGATCGACGGCGAGCGCGCCCGCCGCTGGCTGCAGGTTGCCCTCGGCGAACTCAGCGAACGCGAAATGAAGATCATTCGCGCGCGGCGCCTGTCGGAAGACGGCGCCACGCTTGAGGAACTTGGCGTCGCGCTGGGAATATCGAAGGAGCGTGTGCGGCAGATCGAAACGCGTGCACTGGAAAAGCTGCGTGCGGCGCTGACCGCCAAGGCGCCCGCGCTGACGGCGGCGATGCATTGA
- a CDS encoding CarD family transcriptional regulator yields the protein MTTQQKKSSTRQGFKTGESIVYPAHGVGQIVAIEEQEVAGMKLELFVIDFEKDKMRLKVPVAKAVGIGMRKLSETDFVDRALKVVQGKARVKRTMWSRRAQEYDAKINSGDLISIAEVVRDLYRAENQPEQSYSERQLYEAALDRMAREIAAVNKMSETEAVRLVEANLNKGPKRGKAIEEDDAQDEAA from the coding sequence ATGACCACCCAGCAGAAGAAATCTTCAACGCGCCAAGGCTTCAAGACCGGTGAATCGATCGTTTATCCGGCCCATGGCGTTGGCCAGATCGTCGCGATTGAGGAGCAGGAAGTCGCGGGCATGAAGCTCGAACTCTTTGTCATCGACTTCGAGAAGGACAAGATGCGTCTCAAGGTGCCGGTGGCGAAGGCCGTGGGCATCGGCATGCGCAAGCTGTCCGAAACCGATTTCGTAGACCGTGCGTTGAAGGTCGTGCAGGGCAAGGCGCGCGTGAAGCGGACCATGTGGTCGCGCCGCGCTCAGGAATACGATGCCAAGATCAATTCCGGCGATCTCATTTCCATCGCGGAAGTGGTGCGTGACCTCTATCGCGCCGAGAACCAGCCGGAACAGTCCTATTCCGAGCGGCAGCTCTATGAAGCCGCGCTTGACCGGATGGCGCGCGAAATCGCTGCCGTGAACAAGATGTCGGAAACTGAGGCCGTTCGCCTCGTCGAGGCCAACCTCAACAAGGGTCCGAAGCGCGGTAAGGCTATCGAGGAAGACGACGCACAGGACGAAGCCGCCTAA
- the fdxA gene encoding ferredoxin FdxA yields MTYVVTDNCIRCKYTDCVEVCPVDCFYEGENFLVIHPDECIDCGVCEPECPAGAIKPDTEPGLDMWLKLNADFSTKWPNITVKRDPLPEAKEMDGVEEKYEKYFSPEPGQGD; encoded by the coding sequence ATGACGTATGTCGTGACCGACAACTGCATTCGCTGCAAGTACACGGACTGCGTTGAAGTCTGCCCGGTGGACTGTTTCTACGAGGGAGAGAATTTCCTCGTCATCCATCCGGATGAATGCATCGACTGCGGCGTGTGCGAGCCGGAATGTCCCGCTGGGGCAATCAAGCCGGACACCGAGCCGGGCTTGGATATGTGGTTGAAACTGAACGCAGATTTCTCCACGAAGTGGCCGAACATCACCGTCAAGCGCGACCCGCTGCCGGAGGCCAAGGAAATGGACGGCGTGGAAGAAAAATACGAGAAGTACTTTTCTCCCGAGCCGGGGCAGGGAGACTGA